A single genomic interval of Nasonia vitripennis strain AsymCx chromosome 3 unlocalized genomic scaffold, Nvit_psr_1.1 chr3_random0006, whole genome shotgun sequence harbors:
- the LOC116416727 gene encoding uncharacterized protein LOC116416727: MSASGHSAINSQSPSKTRSDTIFGSKMTLVHSDSEDEVRGKEASGKDKPSSNQPISDPQTLLEVTLTNLKIEIPNLIKGAVAPLQAQIDNLSDRLHLQTSPASCSENNRASALSTSNQLHRSLNPAAPSFSASKRVPSSGASFSLIDLRNNPIPTDTQTTMNQPATNAPGSSVPADLIPTNTDVSRPHSDAFLAQKINPGPFWTHNPEGWFVGLEINFEILNITDDKLKFATLWRSLSRDVALRIDSTIRNLPLEGRYEVVKQDLLKEFSDTVEQRLDKLFERSALGSKKPSDLLKEMYIHAGPNIDKDGVRSYWRKLLPKDVQFAIASLTDLPDDKLFELADRIHHIHNSVPDQRFNAVEMDRSISSVDFQDFSKHLASLEKTLREFRNSSRSNNDSNRSRSKSRNSRSRKSASGLCLAHTKYPDNPTSCRDWCAKNAEWKAKNQ, translated from the coding sequence ATGAGCGCCAGCGGGCACTCTGCGATCAACAGTCAGTCTCCTAGTAAGACTCGATCAGACACAATTTTCGGCTCCAAGATGACTCTGGTGCACAGCGATTCTGAGGATGAAGTCCGCGGCAAGGAGGCCTCTGGTAAGGACAAACCATCCTCTAACCAACCCATCTCTGATCCTCAGACTCTTTTAGAAGTCACTCTAACTAATCTTAAAATCGAAATTCCCAATTTGATTAAAGGAGCAGTTGCTCCGCTGCAGGCTCAGATCGACAATCTGTCGGATAGGCTTCATTTGCAAACTTCTCCTGCATCCTGCTCTGAAAATAACAGAGCCTCCGCTCTCAGCACCTCGAACCAGTTGCATCGCTCTCTCAATCCGGCTGCTCCTTCTTTTTCGGCATCTAAACGGGTTCCTTCATCCGGTGCGTCGTTTTCTCTCATTGATTTAAGGAATAATCCGATTCCTACGGATACTCAAACCACTATGAATCAACCTGCAACCAATGCTCCTGGCAGCTCTGTCCCAGCAGACTTGATTCCGACAAATACTGACGTTTCTCGTCCTCACTCAGATGCCTTTCTGGCTCAAAAAATCAATCCAGGTCCTTTCTGGACTCACAATCCAGAAGGCTGGTTCGTAGGTCTCGAAATCAACTTCGAGATTCTCAACATCACTGATGACAAGCTTAAATTCGCCACTCTTTGGCGCAGCTTGAGCAGAGATGTTGCCCTTAGAATTGATAGTACTATTCGTAACCTACCCCTCGAAGGCAGATACGAGGTGGTTAAACAAGATCTACTAAAAGAGTTCTCTGACACTGTTGAACAGCGTCTTGACAAGCTTTTCGAGAGAAGCGCTCTTGGTAGCAAGAAACCTTCTGACCTTCTcaaggaaatgtatattcacgCCGGTCCCAACATCGATAAGGACGGTGTGCGTAGTTATTGGAGGAAACTCCTTCCCAAGGACGTGCAGTTTGCGATCGCGTCGTTAACCGATCTTCCCGACGACAAGCTATTTGAGCTTGCGGACAGGATTCATCACATTCATAACTCCGTCCCAGATCAACGTTTCAATGCGGTAGAAATGGACAGATCTATTTCTTCAGTCGATTTTCAAGACTTCAGCAAGCACCTTGCCAGCTTAGAGAAGACTTTGCGTGAGTTCCGCAACTCTTCTCGCTCTAATAACGACTCCAATAGATCAAGGAGCAAGAGCCGCAATTCTAGGTCCCGCAAGAGTGCTTCAGGGTTATGTTTGGCGCACACTAAGTACCCAGACAATCCCACCTCCTGCAGGGATTGGTGTGCTAAAAACGCCGAGTGGAAGGCAAAAAACCAATAA